The Planctomycetota bacterium DNA window GCGGAGCCCTCCCCAGGAACCACCAGGTCCGCAATGGGACAGCGTGCCAACCCCCCGCGCCGGCCAGTCGAGGCAAGATCGCCGAACCCCGAAGAGCCGTTTCTAACGCAGGGGCCGGGCATAGGATCTGCTTTTTCCGACCCACTCCTCATCGGGGTTCAACGACCCTGCCGTGCCCGCCGTCGGCGGGAGGACTGGTGTTGCCGCGCCAGCGACGTCCGCCCCATAACCCCATATGCTGCATGGCCTTACGCTCTCCGGCCTTTCCCCTCCCATACTTGCTCATCCCGCAGATGAGCGCGAATGGCCGGAGCCGCGAGAATCGCCAATCCTCGCCCATCCACCCATACTTGCTCATTTCCCCTCCTCAAGGTTGAGCAAGTATGGGCGCGAGGAAGGCGAGAGGAAGGGGTCTCAGATCTGCTTCTCCACTTACCACTCCGGCCGCAATTGAGGATGGATCGCGACGCGGAAGACGCTCGTAGTGCGGCCTTCAGGCCGTATCTGGGCATACGGGCTGAAGCCCGCACTACGAACGAGCGCGGCATGAACTGGGGCCGGAGCAGTATCCTGCATGAGCAAACACGGACAAGCACGGACAGGCTCCAAGCGCCGCTGCGACCACGCACCGAGTGCGATGAGACTGATAGGATAGGCAGCACCGAGAGGACGAGGCAGGACCGCGCCCGCTCCGGGTCCTATCCGCCCTGTCCGGCCCATCGGTCCCGTCGCCTGCGGCAGCCGCCTCAGGCCTCGGGCAGCTCGCGCGCCAGCCGCGCGATCTCATCCTCCGCGGGAATCTCGGCCAGCGGCAGGTCCACGCGGCGATGATCGAGGGCGCTCGTGATGAAGGCGTAGGCGATCTCGAAGCCGTGATAGCTGATGTCGCCGTTGCAGGGGTGGACCTTCGTCTCATCGTCCAGCCAGTCGGCCAGGTCGCGCAGGTAGCGCGGCTGGAGCAGCACGTTCTCCTGCTCGGGCCACCGCGGCAACGCCTCGCCGAGGATCTCCCCGCCCGATGTCCTCGTGAACGCCGCCCAGTCGCCGTCGGTGTTGGCCCAGGCGTAGCCGTGGGTGCCGTAGAGGGTGATGCGGTTGTCGGTCCAGAACTTCTCGTTGGCGAGCCACTGGGGCGAGAGGTAGCCGAACTGAACGAAGGCGCGCACGCCGTTCTCGAAGGCGATCTCGCCCTCGGTGTAGTCGGGCGACGGATGGCTGTCGGTGAGGCCCTTGCGGCCGTGGACGTGGCCGACGACCCACTTGGCCCTCACGCCGCGGTTGAACCAGAGGATGTAGTCCACCAGGTGCGTGCCGAGCTGCGAGAGCCAGGCGCGCGAGGAGGCGTGGATGCGCACGAGGTCGCCGATCTCGCCGCGCTCGTAGACGGCCTTGGCCCTGCCCCACTGCTCGCCGTACTTCTGCTGGTGCGAGACGATGTACTTGACGCCCGCCCGGGCGCACAGGTCGTGGATGCGGCGGGCCTCGGCGAGCGAGGTGGCCATCGGCTTCTCGAAGGCGATGGCTCTGGGCTTGTGGCGGAGACCCAGCTCGATCATCTCGAGCCGCACCTTGGGCTGGGTGACGAAGCAGAAGACGTCGGGCCGCTCGGCGGCGAGCATGGTGGCGGCGTCGGTGTAGGTCCGGGCGATGCCGAATTGCTTCGCGGCGGCGTCGAGGCGTTCGCGGTTCAGATCGCAGAGGGCCACCAGCTCGAAGCGGTCGGGGTTCTTCAGAAAACCGTCAATGTGGTTCCTGCCGCGGTGTCCGCAGCCGACCTGGGCGACGCGGTACTTGGCCATGGCGTGCTCCTGGAGGCGGAGGAGAGTCGGACTTGCCGAATCATGCCCCGACCTCGGCGGCCCGTCAAGCGGCGTTCGCCCTGACACGCCCCCGAGAGCGCGCGCCGGGAGCGGGCTTGGGGTCTTGGGGCGGCTTGGGCTGCATGGCGTTCCGGTGCTCGGCGGCCTTGGCCCGCGCCTGGGCGGCGGCGGCCGGATTGCCGAGGTCGCGCCAGGCGGCCTCGAGCGCGCCGTAGCTCCGGGCGAGCAGCGCGTGCAGCACCTCGGGCTCCCGGCTGTCCTGCAAGGCGGGGGTGAGGAGGGCGATGGTCTCCTCGAGCAGCGGCCGCGCGTCGGAAGCGCGGCGGTGGAGCAGCCGCAAGCGGGCCAGGTCGTTGGCGAACTCGCCGAGCCGGACCTTGTGGTAGAGGACGTCGGCGAACTGGCTGGCGAGGGTTCGCTGGGCCTCGAGCGCGAGGGAGTGGTAGCGCTCGGCCTCGTCGAGGCTGCCGCCGGCCTCCAGGAGCAGGGCCAGGCGGTGGGCGAAGAGGGCCTGGGCCACGGCGTAGCGCGGGATGTGCGGGCGGCGCTGCGCGAGGCCCGTGGCCAGGGCGAGCGCCTGCCGCAGACGCTCCTCCACCGCGTGGGGCGCGTAGGCGGCCGGGCCGGGCCGCGGCAGGTCCGCCGCGGCGTAGGCTTCGGCCAGATCGTACGGGTAATCGGGCACGCGCGGGAAGTCGGCGGCGAGCTGCCGCAGTGTGTCGGTGGCCTTGTCGAGCGCGGCGCGCGCCGCCGCGGGCTGGCTCGCGGCCAGCGCGTGGAACTGCTGGCGGTGGCAGAGGGCCTCCAGGTGGCGGCGCGGGGGGCTGTCGGGGTCCGTCTGGCGCAGCGGCGCGAGCGTCGCGAGCGCCGTCGCGAGGTGGCGAACGGCCTCGGCCGGGTCCGTGAGCGCCAGGAAGTAGTGGGTCCGGGCCAGCTCGAGCCGGAAGGCGGGCGTGGGCGTCGCGCCCGCGGGGGCGCCTTCGAGAAGGCGCAGGGCGCTGCGGTGCGCGTCGAGGGCCTCCGGGGTCCTGTCGGAGGCCTGCCGCAGGCGGCCCAGCTCGTTGTAGGTCTTCGCCATCTCCACGGTTGCGCCGAGGGCCTCGGGAGCGTCGGCCGCGAGCCCCTCGTAGAGGGCGATGGCGCGCTGGTAGGCGGCGGCCGCCGGGTCCAGCTGGCCCAGGCGCTGGCGAATGTCGCCCACGCGGCGGTTCGCGTCGGCCACCTTGCGCCGCAGGGCCACTGCGCCGGGCGTCTGTTGCGCCAGCCGCTCGTAGTGGGGCAGCATGTCCTCCAGCAGCGCGGCCGCCTCGCGCGAGAGCACCGGCTCCACCTGCACGTCCACCGGCGAGCCCTCCACATTGTCCACGAGCAGCCCGGGCGACGCCACGACCGAGCGGGGCGAGAAGCGCTCGAAGATGCGGTCGAGGGCGTCGGTGGCCACCTGGGCGCTGGCCTTGGCCTCCAGGAGCGCGCGCCGCGTGCTCAGGTAGCCGACGGTGGCGACGGCGGCGACGAGGAGGGTGAGGAGGGCCGTGGCGCCGGCGAGCGCGGCCACGGTCTTGTTGCGGCGCGCCCAGCGCCCCAGGCGCTCGAGGGACGAGGCTCGGCGGGCCCGGATCGGCTGGTCGGCCAGGAAGCGCCGGAGGTCGTCGCCCAGGGCCTCAGCCGTGGGGTAGCGGTGGGCGGGGTCGCGGGCGGTGGCCTTGAGCACGATCGTCTCGAGGTCGTGCGGCACCGCCGGGTTGAGCCTCCGTGGGGGGGTGGGGCGCCCCTCGGCCACCAGGCGGATGAGCCGGCTGCGGTCCTTCTCGTCGAAGGCGGGCCGGAAGGTGAGCAGCTCGTAGAGCGTGAGGCCGAGGCTGTAGACGTCGCTGCGCGCGTCGGCCCGGCCCTCGAGCTGCTCGGGGGCCATGTAGCGCAGCGTCCCGGCGATCTCGCCCGTCACGGTGATGTCGTCGCTCCGCACGGCCTTGGCGAGGCCGAAGTCGGTCACCCACACGCGCCCCTGGGCGTCGGCGAGCAGGTTGCTGGGCTTCACGTCGCGGTGCAGCACGCCCTGGCCGTGCGAGTAGTGCAGGGCGTCGGCCACCTGGCAGCCGAGGGCGGCCACCTGGCGCCAATACGCGGCGCCGCCCTTGCCCAGGAGCTTTCGCGCGATGGACTCAGCGGCCTGTGCGGCGGGGGAGGGCGCCGCGGCGCCGCCCTGGAGCGCCGCCAGGCGCTGGATGACCTGGTCGAGGCCGGGCCCGGGGATGTACTGCATGACGAAGTAGTGGTGGCCGTCCTGCTCGCCTACGCCGAAAATCTCGGCGATGTTCGTGTGGTGCAGCCCGGCGGCGATGCGGGCCTCGCGGCGGAAGCGACGCAGGCGTTTGACGTCCTGCAACGCCGGACGGGGCAGGACCTTGATGGCCACGCGGCGGCCGAGCGACTCCTGCTCGGCCTCGTAGACGATGCCCATGCCGCCGCGGCCGATCTCGCGGAGGAGGCGGAAGTCGCCCAGCCGCTCCAGGCGCGGGGCCTCGAACGGAGCGCCGCCGGGCAGCAGGCACTGCGTGGACCCCTTCATCGCCTCGGCGGCGAGCATGGCGGGGAACAGGTCGCGGATCTCGTCGGCCAGCTCGGGATGGCGCCGGGCGTAGTCGTCCACGCTCGGGCTCTCGCCGCGGCGCTGGCGCTCGAGGAAATCGCTCGCCAGCACCTCGAAGGGGTCGCGGTCGTCTGCGGGCTCAGGCATCGCGGGTCTCGTCATGAAGCCCGGGCAGCGTCGAGAGGAGGTCCTTGAGCCGCCGCAGGGCGCGCACGTAGCGGATGCTGGCCGCCTTGGGCTGGATGCCCAGCACCTCGGCGGTCTCCTGGTTCGAGAGCTCCTCGAAGTGGCGGAGCGCCAGCACCTCGCGATCGATCGGGTCCATCGTCTCGATAGCCTGGCGGGCCCGCTCCACCTCTTCGGCGCGCGCGGCGGCCTGGCTGGGCGAGGTGAGGTCGGCGGCCAGGCGAATGGCCATCGAGGCCGACGTGGCCTCGGGCGAGCCGCTCTCCTGGAGGGGCACCTCGCGGCCGCCGTCGCGCATCTTCGCGCCCAGGTGCTGGCGGTAGAGGTCCACGAGCGTCTGCATCACGATCATCCGCAGCCACACGAAGGGCGAGGGCGCTTCCGTCCTCGCAAAGTGCTCGAGCCGCCGCGCGGCGGCCAGGTAGGCCTCCTGGAGCACGTCGTCGGCATCCACCCGCCCCTGGAGGCGGGGGGCGAGCCGGAAGCGCACCAGGCCGGCCAGGCGCTGGCGATGGCGCGCGAACGCCTCGGCCAGCGCCTCCCGGTCGCCCGCTCTCAGGCGGCCGACCAGATCGTCGGTGCTGTTCGGCGAGGCACTCACTCCGGCCCCTTCGCCCAGGGTTCCCTGCACATGCTGAACGGGCAGCCGCTCACAGGGTCCACAGCCCCCTCGGGATTCTACTGCCCGCCGGGCGCGGGAGTCAATGCCGCGGGGCGGTGCGGTGGAATCCCCCTCCGCCCTGTGGACCGCGCGCCCCGGCCGCCGTTCCTGTACTTGGGCAGTGTGCTCGGCAGCGTCCCTTTGGAGAAAGGAGAGACCCGGATGCGCACGCTGTTGTGGATGGCCGTGGCGGCGGCCCTGGCCGCCCCACCGTCGTGGGCAGCCGAGAAGGGCAAGGCGGCGCCGCCCGGCGGCGAGCGAATCGGCGGCCAGCAGGACGGCCCGGGCCGGCCCCCCGGCCCGCCGCCCGAGGGCGGCCCAGGCCGCGCCCCCGGCGACCGGCAGGGCGGCCCGCCGCCCGGCGGGCGAATGGGGCCGCCCCCCGGCGGGTTCGGCGGACCCGGCGGCGGCTTCGACGCCATGAGCCGGCCCGAAATCTTCGATGCCGCCCGGCAGACGATCGCCCTGCCCGACGACGCGAGGAAGGGCGTGGACCAGCTCGAGATGCAGTTCAACGACGACCTTCAGGCGGCGATGACCGAGGCGCGCCTCAAACTCGCCAAGGCCTACGTGGAGAAGCTCCTGGCCCTCGTGCCCGAGGCCGACAAGCCGAAGTACCAGGCGGTGGCCAACGCCCTGACGGCGCGCGATGAGACCCTCGCGGCGGCGCAGAAGGAGCTGAAGGGCGCGCTCGACCTCATCAAAGTGGCCCAGGCCGGGGCTCCGGCGGCGCGCGACGAGCGTCGGCCCCGCTTCGGCCCGCCCGGCTCGATGACCAGCAAGACCGACATCCTGCGCACCCACTTCACCCTCACCGACGAGCAGCGGGCCGACTTCGACCAGGCGCAGCGCGAGGGCTTCGACGCGATGCGCGAGCGCACCGACGCCCTGTTCGCCGAGCTGCGCCAGCGCGGCGGCCCGCCCGACCCCACGGCCTTCCGCCGCATCGGCCAGGCCATGCGCCAGGTGCGCGAGGAGATCGAGGACCAGGTGGCCAAGGCCGTCGCGCCCCTCCTCACCGCCGAGCAGAAGAAGGACTACGAAACGGCCTGCGCCGCGATTGACGCCTGGCGCAAGAAGGTCAAGGACGCCGAGGCGGCCTGCCGCGCGAAGATCGTCGAGGCCGTGGGCGAGGAGAAGGCCGCCGCGCTCCTCGGCCCGCCGCCTGGCCAGATCGCCAAGCCGCCCAAGAAGGCCGCCGAGTTCTGAGCCCGCGGCCGCCCCGCGCGCCATGGCATCCGCCGGCAGCACACCACAAGGGCCCCACCGACACGGCGTCGGTGGGGCCGCTGCGTTCTGGCCCGCCGCGGCCCCTCCCTCCGGGCGCGCTTGACGATGGGTTCGGCACGGCGTAAGATGCGGTGGGCGAGCGCGGCGAAAGGTAACGGCATGACTCGACGGACCCTGGTCGCCGCAGTGTCGGCGTGCCTGTGCGCGGCGGACTGCCTGGCGGCGGCCATCGCGCAGACGAACCGCACCGGGCGCATCCAGTGCCTCGACCTGGCGGGCGACCCCGTGGCGATCCACACCGACCTGCGCATCCCCCTCGAAGGCTGGAAGCAACTGCGCACCCTGGACGCCGCCCAGGAGGTCGAGGCGTCGGCCGTCGAGGGCGGCCGCAAGTGGGCCGGCCGCATCGAGCTCGCTCCCAAGGAATCCTACCGCTACGAGCAGACCCTGCGCGAGGCCGACGGCGCTGTCCGCCTCGCGCTGCGCGTGACGGCCGAGACGGACCTGAAGACGCCCGGCGTGTTCTTCTGGCTCGACTTGCCCATCGCGCTCTTTGGCGGCGGCACGTGCGAGCTGCGCGGCGAGGCGGGCGTGGTCGGCAACGCCTCGCTGCCGAAGGAGCCGCCCCCGAGCCGCCAATTCCTGGCCGGCCTCGCCAGCCAGGCCACGTTCGCCGCCCCCGCCTCCCCGCTCAAGCTCGCCGCCACCTTCGATCCGCCCTGCCCAATGGTGATCCAGGACAACCGCGTGTGGCGCTCCGCCACCTACTCGGCCCTGGTGAGAATCCCCGGCACGCCGCTCGGCAAAGGCCAGGCCGCCACACTCAACGTCACGCTCCGCCTCACGGGCGAGGGCGATTTGTCGCCCGCCCGGCTCACCCTCGACGCGGCGAAGCCCCGCTACCGGCTCGACGGCTTCGGCGGCAACTACTGCTTCGGCATCGAGTCGCCCGTCACCCAGTACACCCTCGACCACCTCCGGGTCGCCTGGGCCCGCACCGAGATGACCCCCGCCGAGTGGGAGCCCGAGAACGACAACGCCTCGCCGCAGGATACCAACTGGGCGGCGCTGACCGCGAACGACAAGCCCGACTCGAATCTGCGGCGCGAGTTCCTCCTCGCCCAGCAGATCCAGAAGCGGGGCATTCCCTATTCCATCACCATCTGGCACCTGCCCGAATGGCTCTACGTGGACCCCCGCACCGACGACCAGCGCCCCAACGGCCGCCGGATCGCGCCCGACAAGTGGCCCGAGCTGCTCGAATGCCTCGGCTCCTACCTCGTCTATGCCAAGAAGCAGTATGGGGTCGAGCCCGACCTCTTCTCGTTCAACGAGCCCGACGGCGGCGTGCGGGTGAAGTTCAGCCCCGAGGAGCACCGCGACGCGATCAAGCGCATCGGCGCGCACTTCGAGAAGCTCGGGCTGAAGACCAGGATGCTCCTCGGCGACACCTGCCACGCCCGCGGCACCCACACCTATGCGGCGCCCGCCGCCGCCGACCCCGAGGCCCTGCGCCACGTGGGCGCGCTCTCGTTCCACTCGTGGGGCGGGGCCACGCCCGAGGAGTACGCCGCCTGGGCCGACCTCGCCGATACTCTCAAGCTGCCCCTGCTCGTGGGCGAACTGGGCGTGGACGCCTGGGCCTGGCGCGGCGGCTCCTACGACTCCTTCCACTACGGCCTCCGCGAGGTGCAGATGTACCAGGAGCTGGTGCTCCACGCGCGGCCCCGCGCCACGATGCACTGGGAGTTCACCTCCGACTACGGCCTCGCGAAAGTCGGGAAGGACGGGGCGCTCATGCCCACCTCGCGCTTCTGGTTCGTGAAGCACTTCTGCAACCTCACCCCGCCGAAGGCCGAGGTGCTGGCCACCGCCTCCGACCATCCCAAGGTGCTCTTCACCGCCTTCCGAGGCGAAGGGCCCGTGTTCGCCTTCCACATTGCCAACCTGGGGGCGGCTCGCCGGGCCACCCTGGCCGGCCTGCCGGCCGGGCTCAAGAGCCTGCGGGCCGTGCAGACGAGCGAGACCGATTCATTCCAGGAGCTGGCCCCCGTGGCCGTGGAGGACGGGGTGGCGAGGCTGTCGCTCGCGCGGCAGTCGCTTCTCACGCTCACCACGGCCCCCGCAGGCGCCGGACTCGCGCCTCCGAAATGACCGATTGCAGAACCCGGAACGAGGACGCGGCATCATGAATTGCTGGCAACGGATCGCGTGTGCATGTCTCGTGCTGGCGTGCCGAGGGGCGGCGGCCGACGACTGGCCCGTGTACCGGCACGATGTGGGCCGCAGCGCCACGACGCGCGAGCGGCTCCGGCTCCCGCTCTCGCCGGCCTGGACCTATCAGCCGCTGCACAAGCCCCAGCCGGCCTGGGGCGACCCGAACCCGCGCAAGGTCGGCGGCTTCTACGGCTCGGTCGAGGGCCGCCGCGTGCACTTCGACGACGTGTTTCACGCCGTGGTGGCCTACGACAAGGTCTTCTTCGGCTCGTCGGCCGACGGCAAGGTGTATGCGCTCGATGCCGCCACGGGGCAGGAGGTGTGGACCTTTTTCACCGGCGGCCCGGTGCGCCTGCCGCCGGCCGTCTGGAGGCGCAAGGTCTACGTCGGCTCCGACGACGGCTTCGCCTACTGCCTCGCCGCGCGCGACGGCAAGGAGCTCTGGCGCTTCCGCGCCGCGCCCAGCGACCGCAAGGTACTGGGCAGCGGCCGCATGATCTCGCTGTGGCCCGTGCGCACGGGCGTGCTGGTGGACGACGGCGTGGCCTACTTCGCCTCGGGCGTCTTCCCCGCCGAAGGCGTGTACCTCTTCGCCGTCAACGCCGACGACGGAAAGCTCGTCTGGTGCAACGACCAGGGCGGCTCGACGCCGCAGAGCCGCTTTTCGCCCCAGGGGCCGCTGCTGGCCTCGAAGGCCACGCTCTTCGTGCCCACCGGCCGCGTGTCGCCCGCCGCCGTGGACCGCGCGACGGGCAAGCTGCTGCATCAGCCGGCGTTCGGCCACGACGTGGGCGGCACCTTCGCCTTCCTGGCCGACGACTGCGTGTTCACCGGCACCGAGCAACTCATCGGCTACGGCCAGACCCCGCCCTGGCGCCGCACCGCCTGGTTCGAGGGGCGCACCCTGGCGGCCGGGCGCAATGCCTATTACCTCGCCACAGGCCGCGAGATCATCGCCCTCGACCGCGACACCTATCCCAAGGCCAGCCTCGCGCAGCAGGCGATCATCGTCCAACGCGACCGACTCAACGAGCCGCTCACCGTCTCGCGGCAGCGCGTGTACCGCCACGAGGCCACCCTCAAGGAGGACAAGGAGGACCTGGCCGCGCTCGACCAGCAGATCGCCGAGCTGGCCAAGAAGGCGGCAGCCGATGACCAGGAACTCGCCACGCTGAACGAGCAGCGCGCGGCCCTCGCCAAGAAGATCGAGGCCGACACCAAGGCCCTCCCCGGCCTCGTCCAGGCGGCCGAGAAGCTCCAGAAACAGGCGGCCGACATCCGCGAGAAGGTCAAGGAGGCCGACGCCGCACTGGCCCAATGCGCCCGCTGGCGCGTGGCGTCGGACTGCGCGGAGGCGCTCGCCATCGCCGACGGCGTGCTTCTCGCGGCGGGCAGGGGCAAGGTCGTCGCCCTCGACATCGAGAAGGGCGACACGCTGTGGACCGCTGAGGTCGAGGGCACGGCCAAGGGCCTGGCCATCGCGGAGGGCCGCCTCTACGTGAGCACCGACACGGGCGCCATCCACTGCTTCGGCCCGGCCGGCACAAAGCCGATCGGCGTGGTGCGACCCGCGACCAGGCCATTCCCCGCCGACGACCTCGCGCCGGCTATCGAGGCCGCCGCCGACCACATCGTCCGCACCACCGGCGTCACGCGCGGCTACTGCCTCGTGCTGGGCAACGACACGGGGCGCCTGGCCTATGAACTGGCCCGGCGCACCGAGCTCCAGGTCTACGCCGCCTGCTTCGACCCCGACCGCGCGCCCGCGGCGCGCGCCGCGCTCGACGCCGCCGGCCTCTACGGCTCGCGCGTGGTCATCGAGCCGGCCACGCCCGGCCATCTCCCGTTCTCCGACTACTTCGCCGACCTCATCGTGTCGGAGGGCGCGCTGACCCGGGGCCTGTTGCCCGTGGACCCGAAGGAGGCGTTCCGGCTGATGCGGCCCCTCGGCGGCAGGATGCTCATCGGCCAGCCCGAGTCGGCAAGGGCCAAGACCAAGCCCCTCGATGCCGCCGCGCTCCGCGACTGGCTGGCGAGGATGGGCACCGAAGCGGCGGGGCGTGCGCTCCTGCACGCGGAAGTGACCGAGGACGGCAGCACGTGGCTCGCGCTCACCCGCGGCGCGCTCCCCGGCGCGGGGAGCTGGACGCACCAGTATGCCGAGCCTGGCAACACCACGTGCGGCGACGACCAGCTCGTGAAGTGCCCGCTCGGGGTCCTCTGGTTCGGCGATCCCGGGCCGGGCGACATGGTCGAGCGCCACCCGCGCGCCGCCGCGCCGCTCTCGGTCGGCGGGCGGTTCTTCGTGCAGGGCGTCAACGTGCTGATGGCCTACAACGCCTACAACGGCGTGAAGCTCTGGCGCCGCGAGATGCCGGGCGCGATGCGCCTGGGCGCCTCCCACGAGGCCAGCAACCTCGCCGCCGACGCCGACAGCCTGTTCGTCGCCGTGGGCGACCAGTGCCACCGCCTCGACGCGGCCACGGGCGAGACGAAGGCCACCTATGCCATCCCCCCCGCCAAGGACGCCAAGCCACGCCGCTGGGGCTACGTGGCGGTCGTGGGCGACACCCTCTACGGCAGCCGCGCGCTCACCAGCGGCACCGCCTGCGAGGCCCTCTTTGCCCTCGACCTCGCCAGCGGGAAGCTCCGCTGGCTCCACGAGGGCAAGAGCATCCCACACTCCTCCATCTCCATCGGCGACGGCCAGGTGATGTTCGTCGAGACCGCCGTGACCCCTGCGCAGCGCGACGAGGTGCTTCAGCGGCAGATCGCGGCCCTCCAGGCGCTCAAGGGCACCGACCGTGCGAAGGCCGAGCGCGAACTCAAGGCTGCCACCGTGCGCCTCGTGGTCGCCCTCGACGCCGCCACCGGCCAGCCCCGCTGGCAGAAGCCCATGGACCTCACGGGCTGCGGCAGCGGGCAGTACTGGTGCGCGATGGGCACCATGTACGCCAGGGGCCTGCTGGCCCTCTTCGGCGTCTACTCGGACGGCCACTACTGGAAGGAGTTCTTCGCCGGCCAGTTCGGCCAGCGCCGCGTGGTGGTGGTGGACGCGGCGAACGGCCGCGAGCTCTGGTCGAAGCAGATCGGCTACCGCGTGCGCCCGCTCATCATCGGCGACACGCTGCACGCGGAGCCGTGGGCTTTCGACCTGCGCACCGGCGCGCAGCGCATGCAGCCCAACCCGCTGACCGGCCAGGAGGAACCCTGGCAGTGGGCCCGGCCCGGCCACCATTGCGGCTGCCCGTCGGCCTCGCCCCACACGCTCTTCTTCCGCTCCTACTGCTTCGGCTACTACGACCTGGTGGGCGACCAGGGGACCCAGCACTTCGGCGGCCAGCGCCCCGGGTGTTGGATCAACCTCATCCCCGCCAACGGCCTGCTGGTGGCGCCCGAGGCCAGCTCAGGCTGCCAGTGCCCCTTCCCGACCATGTGCACGGTCGTATTCCAGCACCGCGACGAGAGCCGCGCCTGGGGCTACTACAGCGTCGCAGGGCCGCTCACGCCCGTGAAGTCGCTGGGCATCAACTTCGGGGCCGGCGGCGACCGCAAGGATGCCACGGGCACCCTCTGGCTCGGCTTCCCGAGGCCCAAGGGCTCGCTGGTGGCGCCCCTCGCCGCCTCGGTGTCGCTGCTGGCGGGCGGCGAGTACTTCGAGCGGGACCCCGCGCGTGTGGAGGTCGAGGGCACCGACAAGCCCTGGGTCTTCCGCGCCGGCGTGCTGGGGCCGCGGCAGGTCGTTCTGCCCCTCGTCGAGAAGGGCGATGGCGCCGCGCGCTACACGGTGCGGCTCGCCTTCGCCGAACTGGACGGCGCCAAGCCCGGCGCCCGCGTGTTCGACGTGAGAATCCAGGACAAGCCGGCGCTCCAGGCCTTCGACGTGGCGAAGGAGGCCGGCGGGAGCTCCAAGGCCCTGGTGAAGGAGTTCCCCGGCATCGAGATCGCCGACAAGCTGAAGATTGACTTCGCGCCCAAGGCCAAGAAGCCGACGAGGGATGAGCTGCCGATCCTCATGGGAATCGAGATCGTGCGCGAGGCCGTCCTCACCCTGGGCGTGACCGTGCCGTCCTTCGTCCTCAGCGACGCCGACACCGAGCGCGAGGGCGAGATGCGCCTGGCGAACCACCGGGACGCGGAATTCGCCGGCACGCTCCGTCTTGCGGCGCCCGACGGCTTCACGGTGACCCCCGCCGAGATGCCGGTGAAGCTGGCCGCGGGCACGACGGCGAAGCTGACCCTCAAGGCCGCCGTCGCCAGGGCCATGCCGCGGGGCAAGTACGCCATCGCCCTCACGCTCGTGCGGCCCGACGGCACGACC harbors:
- a CDS encoding PQQ-binding-like beta-propeller repeat protein — its product is MNCWQRIACACLVLACRGAAADDWPVYRHDVGRSATTRERLRLPLSPAWTYQPLHKPQPAWGDPNPRKVGGFYGSVEGRRVHFDDVFHAVVAYDKVFFGSSADGKVYALDAATGQEVWTFFTGGPVRLPPAVWRRKVYVGSDDGFAYCLAARDGKELWRFRAAPSDRKVLGSGRMISLWPVRTGVLVDDGVAYFASGVFPAEGVYLFAVNADDGKLVWCNDQGGSTPQSRFSPQGPLLASKATLFVPTGRVSPAAVDRATGKLLHQPAFGHDVGGTFAFLADDCVFTGTEQLIGYGQTPPWRRTAWFEGRTLAAGRNAYYLATGREIIALDRDTYPKASLAQQAIIVQRDRLNEPLTVSRQRVYRHEATLKEDKEDLAALDQQIAELAKKAAADDQELATLNEQRAALAKKIEADTKALPGLVQAAEKLQKQAADIREKVKEADAALAQCARWRVASDCAEALAIADGVLLAAGRGKVVALDIEKGDTLWTAEVEGTAKGLAIAEGRLYVSTDTGAIHCFGPAGTKPIGVVRPATRPFPADDLAPAIEAAADHIVRTTGVTRGYCLVLGNDTGRLAYELARRTELQVYAACFDPDRAPAARAALDAAGLYGSRVVIEPATPGHLPFSDYFADLIVSEGALTRGLLPVDPKEAFRLMRPLGGRMLIGQPESARAKTKPLDAAALRDWLARMGTEAAGRALLHAEVTEDGSTWLALTRGALPGAGSWTHQYAEPGNTTCGDDQLVKCPLGVLWFGDPGPGDMVERHPRAAAPLSVGGRFFVQGVNVLMAYNAYNGVKLWRREMPGAMRLGASHEASNLAADADSLFVAVGDQCHRLDAATGETKATYAIPPAKDAKPRRWGYVAVVGDTLYGSRALTSGTACEALFALDLASGKLRWLHEGKSIPHSSISIGDGQVMFVETAVTPAQRDEVLQRQIAALQALKGTDRAKAERELKAATVRLVVALDAATGQPRWQKPMDLTGCGSGQYWCAMGTMYARGLLALFGVYSDGHYWKEFFAGQFGQRRVVVVDAANGRELWSKQIGYRVRPLIIGDTLHAEPWAFDLRTGAQRMQPNPLTGQEEPWQWARPGHHCGCPSASPHTLFFRSYCFGYYDLVGDQGTQHFGGQRPGCWINLIPANGLLVAPEASSGCQCPFPTMCTVVFQHRDESRAWGYYSVAGPLTPVKSLGINFGAGGDRKDATGTLWLGFPRPKGSLVAPLAASVSLLAGGEYFERDPARVEVEGTDKPWVFRAGVLGPRQVVLPLVEKGDGAARYTVRLAFAELDGAKPGARVFDVRIQDKPALQAFDVAKEAGGSSKALVKEFPGIEIADKLKIDFAPKAKKPTRDELPILMGIEIVREAVLTLGVTVPSFVLSDADTEREGEMRLANHRDAEFAGTLRLAAPDGFTVTPAEMPVKLAAGTTAKLTLKAAVARAMPRGKYAIALTLVRPDGTTEWAGRADIEHLGPRARLVVQAAEDAHVTKGSATANFGAAKVLLVDAGDTAAGDHDHAIAYLKFRLHIPGKPVSATLRLFNAGNPTGASGNVCFVTAPWDEKAVTYDTRPSLGKVVAKLGAVNEDQVVEAPLALDLAGLAELSLAIDPVSLDGVDYLSREAGKAAELVVEYEKNPEEL